The segment GCTTTTGGATCTGTACCACGAACCTCTTCTTTAAGCAACGTCTTCCCATCCGGTGTACCTACCAATGCATTTAAAATAATATTCTTACCTTCTAAATAAGCGTAACCACCAATGGGCACCTGACAACCACCTTCAAGTAGGTGCAGGAACGTTCTTTCCGCTGTGACAGTTCTAGTTGTATGTTCATCATTGATCCTAGCCAGTAATTGATGCAACTCATGGTCATCTTCGCGGCATTCTATGGCTAATGCACCTTGCCCAACAGCTGGAACACAAACATCCGGTTCAAGGTATTCTGTTATGAGTTCTTCACTCAATCCGACACGCTTTAATCCGGATACAGCTAGAATAATCGCATCAAAATCCTCTTCCTCTAATTTCCTCAAACGTGTTTCAATATTTCCACGAATCCACTTGATCATAACATCAGGTCTTGCTGCTGCAATCTGAGCTTGCCGACGCAGACTACTAGTCCCAACAATTGCTCCAGCAGGTAAATCTTTTAATGCAACATTATTTTTTGCGATATATGCATCACGATGATCCTCTCTTACGGGAATGGTAGTGATCATCAACCCCTCCGGCATTTCAGATGGCATATCTTTCATACTATGTACAGCGAAATCAATCTCTTTATTATACATAGCTTGTTCAATTTCTTTCACAAACAGACCCTTGCCACCTACTTTTGATAATGTAACATCCAGAATTTGATCACCTTTTGTGCTGATTTTTCTTACTTCAAATTCATTCTGTAGTCCAGCTTGCTTTAGTTGATCGATTACCCATTCCGTCTGTGTTAAGGCTAGGTTACTTTTTCTTGATCCAATGACGATCTTACGCATCATAATCCTCCTAAAGGTTAAAAATTTGCTAATTAAAAACGGGCGACTGTCCCAAATCATACGAACTAACCAGAAAGCTGAACACTCGCCTTCTGGTTAGTTTAAAACATAACGTTAATCATTCTGCTTACATGCTGGTTATTTTCTCGATTATAGGAAAGGCTATCTTCTTTTCCTTTTTTAATTTTGAAATGGTATCATTGCTTTCTGCTTGTTTATCAATTTCGGTCTTTACTTCCTCTTCAATTCCAAAAATGTCTACAAACAGGTCTAGTGCTTCATCTGCTCTATCTGTAGCAGCAAGTTCTTTCGCCTGTGTAACCGGTTCTTTTAATAATTGGTTAATGATACTTTTCGTATGCTTATTTAATACTTTTTTCTCACGTTCCGTTAAATCCGGTATTTTTCTTTCAATACTCTCCATTGTTTCCCCTTGAATGGATAGCGCCTTTTGACGCAAAGCGGAAATAATAGGAACGACACCTAGCGTTTTTAACCATTCTTTAAATGCAACAATTTCTGCTTCGAGCATTATTTCAACTTCTTCAGCTGCTTCTTTTCTCGATTCAAGATTCTCATCAACAATATGCTGTAAGTCATCTATATCATGTAAAAATACATTTTCCAATTCACTGATAGCTGGATCCAGATCTCTTGGTACTGCAATATCGACAAGGAAAAGCGGTCTTTCTTTACGTTGCTTTTGTATCGATTCTACCATTTCCTTCGTTAATAGAGCAGTCTCTGAACCAGTAGAACTAATTAAGATATCTGCATTTACCATCACATCTACTAAGTTATCTGTATGTTCTGGCTTTGCATCGAATCTGGCAGCCAACTCTTCTGCTTTTTCAAAAGATCTATTTACAACTGTAATGTCGGTTGCACCTGATCCTTGAAGATTTTTAGCCGCAAGCTCACCCATTTTTCCAGCACCAAGGATGACAACATGCTTACTCTTTAGGTCTCCAAATATCTTTTTGGCTAGTTCAACAGCCGCAAAACTTACTGAAACTGCGTGTGCTCCTATTGCTGTATCCTTTCGTACTCGTTTCCCAAAGGTGATTGCCTGTTTAAAAAGTTCATTGAAGATAGTCCCGGTCGTTTCCATCTTCTGTGATGTTAAAAATGATTTCTTTACCTGACCTAAAATTTGCGTTTCACCTAAAATCATCGAATCAAGCCCTGTAGATACCCGGAACAAATGCTCAAATGCACCGTCATCTTCGGTAATCCGTAAATAAGTAGAGAA is part of the Virgibacillus sp. NKC19-16 genome and harbors:
- the hemA gene encoding glutamyl-tRNA reductase codes for the protein MHILKVGFNYKTAPVEIRERLTFSEQSLHEAMKMLKDKKSILENVIVSTCNRTEIYAVVDQVHTGRYYIKKFLADWFQIDKEDFSTYLRITEDDGAFEHLFRVSTGLDSMILGETQILGQVKKSFLTSQKMETTGTIFNELFKQAITFGKRVRKDTAIGAHAVSVSFAAVELAKKIFGDLKSKHVVILGAGKMGELAAKNLQGSGATDITVVNRSFEKAEELAARFDAKPEHTDNLVDVMVNADILISSTGSETALLTKEMVESIQKQRKERPLFLVDIAVPRDLDPAISELENVFLHDIDDLQHIVDENLESRKEAAEEVEIMLEAEIVAFKEWLKTLGVVPIISALRQKALSIQGETMESIERKIPDLTEREKKVLNKHTKSIINQLLKEPVTQAKELAATDRADEALDLFVDIFGIEEEVKTEIDKQAESNDTISKLKKEKKIAFPIIEKITSM
- the hemC gene encoding hydroxymethylbilane synthase, which gives rise to MRKIVIGSRKSNLALTQTEWVIDQLKQAGLQNEFEVRKISTKGDQILDVTLSKVGGKGLFVKEIEQAMYNKEIDFAVHSMKDMPSEMPEGLMITTIPVREDHRDAYIAKNNVALKDLPAGAIVGTSSLRRQAQIAAARPDVMIKWIRGNIETRLRKLEEEDFDAIILAVSGLKRVGLSEELITEYLEPDVCVPAVGQGALAIECREDDHELHQLLARINDEHTTRTVTAERTFLHLLEGGCQVPIGGYAYLEGKNIILNALVGTPDGKTLLKEEVRGTDPKAVGEEAANKLINQGGKEIIDQVKEELDQ